The nucleotide window CCAATATCGATGACATCGCTTCAGCGATCACCGGCAAGGTCGTGCTCGTCACTGGCGCAGGCGGTTCCATCGGCTCCCAGCTGTGCCGACAGGTCTCTCGCTTCGATCCTGCCCGGCTCGTCATGACGGATCGAGACGAATCCGGGCTTCACGCCACGGAACTCGGGCTCGAAGGCTCAGCGCTGTTGACAAGTGATGACCTCGTTCTCGGAGACCTGAGAGACCCCGCTTTCATCGATGCCCTCGTCGCCGAGGCGCAGCCCGACATCATCTTCCACGCTGCGGCGCTCAAACATCTGACCTTCCTCGAGCGGTTCCCGGAGCAGGCAGTGCGCACGAACGTCGGTGCGAGCCTCGATCTGCTCCAAGCTGCTGTGACTCATGACGTCGATTCCTTCGTTCATATCTCCACTGATAAGGCCGCAGGAGCAACCTCCGTGCTCGGTCGGACGAAGTTTTCCATCGAACGGGCGATCGCTTCAGTGGCTGCGCAGACCGGGCGGCGGTACATGTCGGTGCGTTTCGGCAATGTGCTCGGCTCACGAGGGTCGGTGCTCGAGACCTTCGTGGCTCAGGTTGCAGCCGGCGACCCCGTCACCGTCACCGACCCCGAAGTCACTCGCTATTTCATGACCGCCGATGAGGCATGTGAACTCGTTCTTCAGGCCGCTGCGATCGGCGGTCCCGGAGAAACCTTGGTTCTCGACATGGGCGAGCCGATTCGCATCGACGACCTTGCCAAGCGAGTGATCGCACTGTCAGGTCGCAGTGATGCAAAGATCGTCTACACGGGCCTGCGGCCGGGGGAGAAGCTCACCGAAGCGCTTCTGTCACCGGGTGAAGTCGACAGTCGTCCCAATCATCCGCTCATCACTCAAGTGCCGGTCACCCCGATCGATCTTGAGAAGCTTTCAGGTCTCGTCGCTGAATCCCGCGATCCTCAGGTCTTCACTCATCGAGATGACCTCGAGGCACATCTGACACGTCTGCTCGACGCCGAGCCACAGGACACCGGAGTCGGCCTCTGATGGATCTGCAGTCGCTGGTGATCTTCGTCGTGGCCGCAGTGGTCACGGTGGTCGCCGCACTCATCGTCTTCCCACTGCTGCGCAGAGCAGGAGTCGTCGATGTCCCCTCGCATCGTTCCTCGCACACACTGTCGACTGTGCGGGGCGGGGGAATCGCCATCGGGTGCGGGATCACAGTCGCAACGTTGATCGCCATAGTTTGGAGCGTCACGGAACACGGAGTATTCGGGGTTGGCAGCATCCTCCTGCCCATCGGGTTCTTGGTGCTCACATGGTGTTATTCCGCGATCGGTATGGCCGACGATCTCGACTCACTGCGTCCGGCAGGCCGACTGGTCGGGCAGATCGTCCTGGCGCTGCTGTTCAGTGCAACCATCGCAATGATCTCCTCTCAGGGCATCGCCCACGTGCTTGCCTTCGCTGTCATGGGAGTGTCCACGGTCAATGCTGTGAACTTCGTCGACGGCCTCAACGGATATGTCACCGAATGGACGATCATCACAGCCGGCTGGTTCGCCTTCGTCGGATCATGGATCGGCGAGAACGACATCGCCTTGCTTGCACTGGCACTGGCCGGCGCCGCTGTCGGTTTCCTTCCCTTCAACCTCGGCCGGGCCAAAGCGTTCCTCGGAGACACCGGTAGCTACGGAATCGGTGCAGCTGTCTTCGCGCTCGCCGTGTGGCTCTTCGTCGAAGGTGTGCCGATCGTCGTCATCGTCGCTCCGATGATCTTCGTCTACTTCGATGTCGGTCTCACCCTGGTTCTACGCCTGTTCCGGGGCGAGAACATTCTGCTCCCTCACAGAGAGCACATCTACCAGCGCATCCAGCAGGCAGGGTGGCCGCACAGCTCTGTCTCGCTCTTCCACGCGTCACTGTGTGTCCTCGCCTGCGTAATGGCTGTACCGACGCTGCTGAGCGGCAACACGGCGACGACGTATCCTGCCCATGTGTTCTGGGTAGTGTTGCTTGCTCTCTACGCGCTGTTGCCGTTGTGGCTGCGGCGACGCGCACGGAAGGAGGCGGCGACTGCATGAGGATCCTCCTGCTCAGCCACTACTACTGGCCCGAGGTCGGCGCCCCGCAGCGCAGGTGGGCGACCCTCGTCAGCCACTTTGTCGACCGAGGGCACCAGGTCATCGTCGCCGCTCCTCATCCGCACTATCCGCACACCAGGCGCGATGAGTTCTTCGGTTCCCAGGTCGGACGTCTGCGGAGACGGGTTGCGGCGAAACTCGGCGGAACGTGGGAGACCGGCGAGCTGGGGGAGCGGATCATTCGTGTGCCCTACCTGCACAGCGGAAGCTCCATGGCTCGGCAGCTGCTCGACCAAGGAGTCGCCTCGGCAGGAGCCGTCAACGCGATCATCGGCAGAATGCGCGGTCCGCGTAGACCCGACGTTGTCATCTCGACTACGCCGGCACTGCCGTTCCTCTTCGCGGGGGATATCATCGCCCGAGCACTGCGTGTTCCTCATATCGCCGAGGTGCGAGACGTCTGGCCCGATCTCATCAGCGATCTGGCACTGGTGACGAACGCGATCGGAAAGTATATTCCTCGGGCCGCGACATCCTATCTCGAAGAGAAAGTTCTTCCCGGACTGCTCACTGTCGTTCAGCGTCGAGCCTCTGCGGTTGTCGTGACAACAGAAAGCTTTCGTTACCTCCTTCAACGTAGGGGGATCCAGGCCGAAGTCGTCCGCAGCGGTGTCGGACGGTCAGAGATCGACCAAACGCCTCATGAATGCACCGCAGATGGCAGGGAGACTAAACTGCTCTATGTCGGTACCGTCGGTCGGTCACAGGATCTTGCCTCGGTGATCGCTGCGGCCTCTCGAACTCCCGGTATCAGGGTCCGCATCGTCGGCGACGGTGCCGACAGATTGAACCTTCAGACTCTCGCCGGAACACTCGGAGCCCCGGTCGAGTTCTTCGAACAGACCACCGGCCAGGCCCTCGCCGAACATTGGGAGTGGGCCGACGCGGGTCTCGTCAGTCTCGGCGATGTTCCCGCTCATGCGCTCACTGTGCCATCGAAGCTCTATTCGCTCTTGGCCCGTAGGGTGCCGATTCTCGGCGTTGTGGCAGGAGAGGCAGCCGAGATCATCAGCGAGAACAAGGCCGGCATCGTTGCTCGTCCCGGCGATGTGGATTCGATTGTCACTGCGATGCAGGCACTGGTGCAGGGCGTTGAGAGTCCGGATGCAGCCGGGCATCGGTGGGTGGTCGACCACGCATGCGTCGATGTGATGGGTGCCGAATACGACCGGATCCTTAAGCAGGTGCGGTCATGAACCTCAAGTTCCTTGCTAAACAGATCGGCAATGCGGTCATCACGACTGCCGGCCATATGAACGACGACCGTGTGTTCTTCTCCATGCAGTTGGCGCGTCGGCTCCCGAAATCAGCTTCACACACGGTCGGCCGTCTGCTTGGGAAAGTCCCCGGTGCCGCGACGGGCGCCGCCTCGGCGTGGCTGTTGGGACAGGAGAGCCGTGCCAAAGCCATCATCACAGCGGCCGAAGATGAGCAGCCATCTCGACTGCTCGGAGAGATCGCTCTCAACCTCGGCATGCTCAATGCCGCAGATCGCATAGCTGACTCGCTCGACTCAGCAGCGTCGTTGCGCTCTCGCATTCAGTGGACCGAAGGCAACATCGACGAGGCGATCACAGTGCTCCCGGACGGCAAGCGCAAGCGACGTCTTTCCGCAGAACGAAAATCCATGTCTCCTGGATGGTGGCCCGACACTGACTCGCATCTTGTCGCTCGGCCCGCTGCCTGCACGGGTCTCGGAGCCGCCGCGTCCCTGCATGTGCTGACGAACTCCCTGCCGCACACGCGATCCGGCTACGCCTATCGCAGCCACCTCATTCTCACCACCCTCAAAGACGCCGGGCACCGAGTGGCAGCGACCACTCGTCCCTCCTACCCGGTGACGATCGGCCGCCTCAGCGGAGACATGGTCGAGACCGTCGACGGTGTCGACTATCTGCGAGACGTACCGCTCCGCCCAGCTGCCACACCCACCGCGCGGCTCGAAGAGCAAGCTGCATGGATCGCGAACCAAGCTCTTGAGCGTCAGGTGGACCTGCTCCACACCACCACGCACTACGTCAATGGGCTGGCCACCGGCGCCGCGGCCCGAGCGATCGGGCTGCCCTGGGTGTACGAGGTCCGTGGGGTTCTCGAGGAGACCTGGGCTGCGGCCGGTAGTACCCCTGCCGAACGGACTGCGCGGCGGGAGAGTCAGCGCTTCGCACTGATGCGGAGTAAGGAGATCGAAATCGCCTCAGCAGCAGATGCCGTCATCACTCTCGGCGAGACCATGCGGGAGCACCTCATCGCGGGAGGAGTGCCGGCCGAATCGATCACACTCATCCCGAACTCCGTATCCGAAGCTGTGGTGAATACGGATACGAGTCGCACACCGGCAGAGACCCGAACCCGCCTCGGTCTGCCTGAGGACGGCATCTGGGTCGGCACCGCCGCATCCATCGTCGGCTACGAAGGACTCGACGACCTTGTCGATGCCGTCGCGCTCGCCCGCAGGCAGGGAACGGATGTGCGACTCCTCATCGCGGGCGACGGCGTTGCATTGCCCGAATTGCGTGAACGGGCAGAGGCGCTGGGAGACAAGGCAGTGTTCACCGGACGCGTGTCGCAGACACAGGCCATCGAACATCAGCTTGCGCTCGATGCCATCGTCGTTCCGCGGAAGGATGAGCCAGTCTGCCGATTGGTCACACCGATCAAACCGATCGAAGCGATGGGGCTAGGAAGACCGGTAGTCATTTCGGATCTGCCGGCTTTGCGAGAACTGGTGCCTGAGAGCGCAGGATTGTGTACTCCGCCGCAGGAGCCTCAACGCTTGGCCGAAGCGCTGTCCGAATTGGCTTGCGATGACAGTGCGCGAGAGAATTACGGACAGAATGGACGTGCACACGTTCTTGCGACGCGCAGGTGGAAGGAAATCGGACGACGATATGGGCAGGTCTATTCTCGACTCATGGGAGCTGACGCACAATGAGTGAGACGAAGAATCCCCTGGGACTGAGCTCGATCCCGTCGGTCTCGAGCGAGGGCCTCGTCCCTGTCGGACGGCGGACAAGCCTAGGCAGCTACTTGGCTGCATTGTGGAATCGTCGGCATTTCATCATTGCCGAATCTCGAGCAAAAATGTCCAGCTCGACGAGAAAAGATCTGCTCGGGTACGGGTGGTTGTTCCTTAACCCTTTGCTTTCTGTGCTCGCTTTCTGGTTCATCTTCGGATACATCCTCCAAGCGCAAAAGGGTGTTGATAACTTCCTCGGTTTCCTCGTCATCGGCGTGTTCTTCTTCGGCTACACCGGAAAGTGCATGACAGGCGGAACTGGAGCAATTCGCTCAGGCGCACCAATGATCAAGGGATTTCAGTTTCCGAGGGCCGCCCTTCCGATCTCGGTTGTCGTTCGCAACTTTCTCGATTTCTTGCCGACTGTACTCGTCATGACAATTGTGCTTGCGGTCGTGCCGCCGCTTGAAGTCATCACTTGGCGAATCGTTCTCGTGATTCCTATTGTCATCCTGCAGACAATTTTCAACGTAGGTCTGGCTTGTTTCCTGGCGCGCCTCGGTCACAAGATCCCGGACCTCACGAACTTCATGTCGATTGTCAGCCGATTCTGGCTCTACGGTTCGGGGGTCTTCTTCTCTATTGAAGATCGCCTTAGCGGCCAGCCTGTCCTCTTAGAGCTCATGCAGCTCAATCCGATGCACGCGTACCTCACGCTGACGCGCGATAGTCTGCTTTACGGGGTCGACTCCGATCCAAAAATGTGGATCATCGGTACTGTATGGGCGTTTGGGCTGCTCATCGTCGGATTCCTATTCTTCTGGAGAGGAGAGGAGAATTATGGCCGCCTCTGAGCTCCAGGACCCAACTATCATCGCTGAGAATGTCCAAGTCCGTTATACGGTCAATACCAACGATCCAAGTCACAGGGCCAAAGGTCTTCGGCGCCTGACGAACGCCGTTACTGGCCGCCAGGGCCAGACAACGGTGCGTGCTCTGCGTGGGGTTAACTTCGTCGCTCGCGAGGGCGAAATGGTCGGCATCGTCGGTGCCAATGGTTCCGGCAAATCGACGTTTCTTCGTAATGTTGCAGGAGTAGAACAACCAGATCGGGGACGCATTCTCGTCCGTTACCAGCCGCTTCTGCTCGGGGTCAGTGCTGCTTTGCAGCCCGGACTATCGGGAAGTGAAAATGTCCGCCTAGGCTGTTTGGCGATGGGGCTCTCGCCTGACGAGGCAGCTGACGCTTATGATTACGTCGTCGAGCTCTCGGCCCTCGGATCGGCTATCCACCGACCAATGGGTACCTATTCGTCGGGGATGGGGGCAAGGTTGCGATTTGCCATCGCACTGGCCGCTCGCCCGAAGATTCTGCTCATCGACGAGGCACTCTCGACCGGAGACGCGACTTTCGCCGAACGCAGTGAGCGTGCAATGGACGAACTCCTTGCCGAAGCAGGAACGGTTCTGCTCGTCAACCATGCCGCAAAAGTGATTCAGGAGCTGTGTACCCGCGCAGTCTGGATGCACCGAGGCGAGATCCTCATGAATGGTCCCGCCGAGGCGGTAGCCGAGAAGTACCGCTGGTGGGCGTGGAATGTTGCCAAAGGTAAGGAAGATATTGCTGACAAGCTTCTAGCCGACGTCGTCAGCAATGCGGTCAAAGAGGAAATCAACATCCTCGAACCCGAACTCATCAAGAATCCTATCCCGCGGCATGCGGCGCGCCCGTTCAAGAAGAAGGCCGCGCCTGCACGCCATGTGAAACGACAGCACACAGGCGAAGAAGTCGAAGAAACTCCGACTCCGATGCTCGCCGCTGCCGAAGAACAGGTATGGCCCAAATCCTTTGACGCCGAGATGCCGAAAGCGAAATTCCCGGCATTGCCGAAACCTGCTTCTCAGGCTGTGAGTGCTCCTCGAATCACAGATGCACCGCCGTTGCGGCTGAATCCCAGTAAGAACCGAGTCGTTTTGCGAGCGGCGAATCCAGATGACCGGGCGTCGGCGGTTGCTGCTGCCGACGACTTTACCGGTCGCAGGCTCGCGTCTCGTGCACGCAAGATTGCCGATGAGCGATACGAGGAACGTCAACGTTTGCGTCAGGAAGAGAGCTCACCTACCGTCCACCAGGACTCGAACCGATGAAGATCGCGATATTCGGCTCCTGCGTGAGCCGTGATTCCGTGGAATTCATGCCTGAAGCTGAGGTCGTGGCCTACGTGGCCAGGCACTCGGTGACGAGCCTCGAGTCTCCACATGGGGCAGCTGGAATCGATCTCAGCGATCTGACCTCCGCTTTCCAGAAGCGTATGGTCATCAGTGACCTCAGTGGGAGCGGCATTGAGAGGATCGTCAAGAACGCCGACGAACTCGAAATCGTCCTCCTCGACCTGGTCGATGAACGACGAGGATTCTGGAAGTTCCCCGACGGCACGACCATGACGAATTCACTTGAAATCGAGTCCTGTGGAGCCGCTCGCGCAGCGCGCTGCAGCGGTGCACGGCTAGTCGAATTCGGTACCGACGAGCATTTCAACGCCTGGAAATCGGGATACATCAAACTCATCGATGGTCTCAAAGGTGCGGGCCTGTCGGAGAAGACGATTCTGCTCGACATCGAGTGGGCGGGCGCCGTCGACGGTGCCCAGCACCCTCAAAGCGATAGTTTGGCGAAGTTGGGACGTAGTTGGCGACGACTGCACCGTGGTAGCCGAGAAGTAAGCCGCAGACTGACACGTGGACAAGGAGTTGCCGAAGCGTTAACTAGCTTGCGAAACGTTAGGCCTACGGAAGCAGAAGAGTACGCGGACAGGGCCGCCGCTGCCAATGCAGATTACGTCCGGTACCGCAACTTCGCCAAATCGAAAGTCAAGTCAACAGTCGTCAGGTCCAGTAGCCAAGTCCGGATCAGTAGAGATCACAAATGGGGGCCGCAACCGTTCCATTACCGAGACGAAGACTACCAATCAATTGTGCAGTGTGTTCGCAATCTTGTGGAAGGCGACGGAAATCCTAATCCGAGCACCACTCGATGATGGCGAGGCGCAGGGCTAGTAGCGACGAACTGCCCCTATCCGCCTACGTGACTTAGCGTGTTGACTAAGTTCGAAGCCAACTGGCGTGCTCTAGGTCCGATGTAGTATCGCTTGTTGTATCCGCTGATGAGCATATTTATCCTTTTGACGATTTACAGCGATATCGTGATGAATTTTGGGCATGAGCTGTCTCCCCGCCGAGGTCGGTATGCTGTGTCTATGATGTCGTTTTCTCAGCGCATGGGACTCAGCCCGGTGCGTACAGTGATTCAAAAGGACTCGCTTGACACTGAAACGCGCACGGCATTGTGGAACTTGGTTCACGCTACGCTAGATGTGTTGCGAACCTATAAGGATGACCTTTATGCGGATGAAGAGCTGGCGGCTTCAATTTGGGTCAATATTTTCAGCAAGCCGCGAGATGAGCAATCTTCCACTAGGCAAGTCTGGGTACTAGTCAAGGAGAGAATTCTTACGGGCGAATGGTTTGTTGTCTTGGACATGGTTGAATCATTTGTTCGCCAACTTAATCGGGTGCGGAGCGGAGAACTGTCTGGGGCAGCTGAAGCCGCCATAGACGAGTTTAATCATCGGTTTGAGCGCTTCCTGGTTGGATATAGATTTATAGAGCAACGGATTGTTCCGGTCGATGGAGATGTTGAGGTTGCTGCAATTGCATCTGCGACTGAACTCTCACGAGAGTTCAGTGGCGCACGCAGGCATCTCGAGCGCGCGGGTGAGTTGTTGGCGGATCGAAAGAACCCGGACTATTCGAACTCGGTGAAAGAATCAATTTCAGCTGTAGAGTCAATTGTAAAAATCATAACGAGCAAGAGCACGCTTGGTAGCGGATTGAAACAGTTGAAAGCCAAAGGTGTTGAGATACATCCAGCTCTTGAATCGTCCTGGGCGAAGATGTATGGATGGACATCAGATGCGGAAGGGGTTCGTCATGCAGCCATCGAGCGCTCGGAAGTCGACCAGCCTCTAGCCAAGTACATGCTGGTAGCATGCTCAGCTTTCGTTGCGTATTTAATTGAAACGGGCAGAAAGACTGTTGCGATCTGAGTCAGTATCCCAGAGACACTAGGTAGCGGAGGAAGTCGGCGAGGTCGTTGCCGGCCAGGGCGTTCTTGAGCGCCGGCATCGCCTCGGGGTCGAAATCGATGATGACCCTGCCGTCGTCCTCGCGACGCGAGTTCGTGGGCACCGTGACGACAGCGATGTCGTCAGGTTGCAGGGCGCGGAGGTTATTGGCGATCTTGCCGAGTTCGACCGTAGTCAGCTCCGCATTGTGCTTGATCCCCGCCGCGAAATGTCCGAGCACAGCTGCTCCCTTGTTCGGGTCCTTCACCAGTCCGCCGGACTTGAGCGCCTGGATGAGCGCCCGGACAACTGCACGCTGATTGCGGGTTCGTGTCTGGCCAGCATCATCGACCGGGTCGGCAGCGGTGAAGATTGTCGACGTCGCCCCATCGAGAGTGTTCGTCCCCTCAACGAAATCAGTTCCATCTGCGCCGAAAGCTGCACGGCTGTACACCGGGAGGCCGCCTAACTCGTCGATGACTCGGCCGAGTGCGTCTGACTCAATTTCGGCGATGTGATCGATGCGGATGCCGAGGAACTCCTCGGCCATAGCGACGACGACCGGCCAGCCGCCCTCGTCGGCGATCGTGCCGAACGTCTGTCCGGACTCGATCTGAGTCGAGGGATTGAACACGAGAACAGCGGCGAAGTCGCCCGCGGGCGGGACGTGGATGACCGCGAAGGTGTCACCTTGGCTCGACGACGATTGCGGGGTCGCCTCGGCGAGGTTTCCGGGATTCGTCACCCGAAGCATGAGGGTCCGGGCATCACCCTCGGTTGGTCGGATGTCTTCGGGTGGGAAGGCCGCCTCGGTGGGGATGGTCTTCGACGCGTCATCGAACTCGGCCCGGGCGGAGTTGAGGTCCTTGAGAGACCCGATGGCAGATACCACCTTCGTCAGCTTGGCCATGGCAGTCCCACTTTCTCTGTCCGGTGACACGGTGATGATCCCAATAATAACCGCGGGTGAGATCGGCTCGTGCACCGATCTCACCCGCGGTGAGGACTGCTGTGTATTGCTGGCCTGGCCAGCTGGGCTCAGCGGAGGCCGAAGAGCTTTCCGAGGCCGCTTCCGGACGACTGTGAGTCCGACTGCTTAGCCTCAGGCGCCTTCTCAGTCGGCTTGTCAGCGGGAGATTCGGCCGGCTTGACCGGCGGTGGGGGAGGGAACTCATCGGTGGCAGGCTCAGTCTTCGCGTCCACCGATGCTGTGCTCTCCGGGGCCTTCGGCGCGGGAGGGGCAGTCTCGTCAGCGGCTGGAGTCGGGGTCACCGACTCCGGGGCTTCCGGCTTCGGGGACGAGGTGTCGGCTTCCGGAGTCGGAGCCGCCTCGGTGACGGGTTCCGGTGCTTCGGTGGGGGCCTCAGCCTCGGCGGTGGTGTCCGCGGCATCGGTGGGGGCCGCCTCGGCGACGTTCTTGATCAGGGAGAGCTCGAACTCGAGCGTGATCTTGTCGCTGACGAGCACGCCACCGGAATCGAGCTTCGTATTCCAGGTCACGCCCCAGTCCTTGCGGTCGATGCGGCGGGAGCCCTCGAGGCCGGCGCGCAGGTTGCCGAAGGGATCGGACTCGACGCCGATGAGCTCGAGCGGGATGGACACGGTCTTCGTCATGTCACGGATCGTCAGATCACCGGTGACGATATACGAGCCCTCGTCCACCTCGTCGATGGCCGAGGAGACGAAGCGGATCTCCGGGTAGGCGTCGACGTCGAAGAAGTCCGCCGAGCGCAGGTGGGTGTCCCGGTCCGCGCTGCGGGTGTCGACGCTCGCAGTCTCGATGACGACGGTGGCGGTCGAATCCGAGAGATCCTCGGCGATGTCGGCCGAACCGGTGACATTGTTGAACGCTCCGCGCACACGGGAGACCATCGCGTGGCGAGTGGAGAAGCCCAGGCGAGAGTGGGAGGGGTCGATGTCCCAATGGCCCGTGAGCCCTGGCGTCTCTGTCATGGGGTCGCTCCTTCGGTTCCTCCGCACTCCTACGGGGAGGGCGTC belongs to Brevibacterium spongiae and includes:
- a CDS encoding nucleoside-diphosphate sugar epimerase/dehydratase, with the protein product MTLVRYDFHAQLVNVPGMFVCSAIAMIVFLIGGPLAIYRGRYRRGSTDQFAAIVGTVALGVGIMWVAEFAFASRLLIPTSVPIAAGALMIVVKSLENWVRRNLRQRSLTTSGSSRPTLVVGAGDQGMLALDMIAHDARSEYVAVGILDDDPAKRHLRYNGIRVLGPISEIAAHVDRTGAGVVIIAISDLPPDELSRIASNLESRPVEIKIMPKLSDSDYTRPEPDSLDVADLRHRGFRDISLEDLIGRQPISTNIDDIASAITGKVVLVTGAGGSIGSQLCRQVSRFDPARLVMTDRDESGLHATELGLEGSALLTSDDLVLGDLRDPAFIDALVAEAQPDIIFHAAALKHLTFLERFPEQAVRTNVGASLDLLQAAVTHDVDSFVHISTDKAAGATSVLGRTKFSIERAIASVAAQTGRRYMSVRFGNVLGSRGSVLETFVAQVAAGDPVTVTDPEVTRYFMTADEACELVLQAAAIGGPGETLVLDMGEPIRIDDLAKRVIALSGRSDAKIVYTGLRPGEKLTEALLSPGEVDSRPNHPLITQVPVTPIDLEKLSGLVAESRDPQVFTHRDDLEAHLTRLLDAEPQDTGVGL
- a CDS encoding MraY family glycosyltransferase; translated protein: MDLQSLVIFVVAAVVTVVAALIVFPLLRRAGVVDVPSHRSSHTLSTVRGGGIAIGCGITVATLIAIVWSVTEHGVFGVGSILLPIGFLVLTWCYSAIGMADDLDSLRPAGRLVGQIVLALLFSATIAMISSQGIAHVLAFAVMGVSTVNAVNFVDGLNGYVTEWTIITAGWFAFVGSWIGENDIALLALALAGAAVGFLPFNLGRAKAFLGDTGSYGIGAAVFALAVWLFVEGVPIVVIVAPMIFVYFDVGLTLVLRLFRGENILLPHREHIYQRIQQAGWPHSSVSLFHASLCVLACVMAVPTLLSGNTATTYPAHVFWVVLLALYALLPLWLRRRARKEAATA
- a CDS encoding glycosyltransferase family 4 protein, with the translated sequence MRILLLSHYYWPEVGAPQRRWATLVSHFVDRGHQVIVAAPHPHYPHTRRDEFFGSQVGRLRRRVAAKLGGTWETGELGERIIRVPYLHSGSSMARQLLDQGVASAGAVNAIIGRMRGPRRPDVVISTTPALPFLFAGDIIARALRVPHIAEVRDVWPDLISDLALVTNAIGKYIPRAATSYLEEKVLPGLLTVVQRRASAVVVTTESFRYLLQRRGIQAEVVRSGVGRSEIDQTPHECTADGRETKLLYVGTVGRSQDLASVIAAASRTPGIRVRIVGDGADRLNLQTLAGTLGAPVEFFEQTTGQALAEHWEWADAGLVSLGDVPAHALTVPSKLYSLLARRVPILGVVAGEAAEIISENKAGIVARPGDVDSIVTAMQALVQGVESPDAAGHRWVVDHACVDVMGAEYDRILKQVRS
- a CDS encoding glycosyltransferase family 4 protein encodes the protein MNLKFLAKQIGNAVITTAGHMNDDRVFFSMQLARRLPKSASHTVGRLLGKVPGAATGAASAWLLGQESRAKAIITAAEDEQPSRLLGEIALNLGMLNAADRIADSLDSAASLRSRIQWTEGNIDEAITVLPDGKRKRRLSAERKSMSPGWWPDTDSHLVARPAACTGLGAAASLHVLTNSLPHTRSGYAYRSHLILTTLKDAGHRVAATTRPSYPVTIGRLSGDMVETVDGVDYLRDVPLRPAATPTARLEEQAAWIANQALERQVDLLHTTTHYVNGLATGAAARAIGLPWVYEVRGVLEETWAAAGSTPAERTARRESQRFALMRSKEIEIASAADAVITLGETMREHLIAGGVPAESITLIPNSVSEAVVNTDTSRTPAETRTRLGLPEDGIWVGTAASIVGYEGLDDLVDAVALARRQGTDVRLLIAGDGVALPELRERAEALGDKAVFTGRVSQTQAIEHQLALDAIVVPRKDEPVCRLVTPIKPIEAMGLGRPVVISDLPALRELVPESAGLCTPPQEPQRLAEALSELACDDSARENYGQNGRAHVLATRRWKEIGRRYGQVYSRLMGADAQ
- a CDS encoding ABC transporter permease codes for the protein MSETKNPLGLSSIPSVSSEGLVPVGRRTSLGSYLAALWNRRHFIIAESRAKMSSSTRKDLLGYGWLFLNPLLSVLAFWFIFGYILQAQKGVDNFLGFLVIGVFFFGYTGKCMTGGTGAIRSGAPMIKGFQFPRAALPISVVVRNFLDFLPTVLVMTIVLAVVPPLEVITWRIVLVIPIVILQTIFNVGLACFLARLGHKIPDLTNFMSIVSRFWLYGSGVFFSIEDRLSGQPVLLELMQLNPMHAYLTLTRDSLLYGVDSDPKMWIIGTVWAFGLLIVGFLFFWRGEENYGRL
- a CDS encoding DUF6270 domain-containing protein; amino-acid sequence: MKIAIFGSCVSRDSVEFMPEAEVVAYVARHSVTSLESPHGAAGIDLSDLTSAFQKRMVISDLSGSGIERIVKNADELEIVLLDLVDERRGFWKFPDGTTMTNSLEIESCGAARAARCSGARLVEFGTDEHFNAWKSGYIKLIDGLKGAGLSEKTILLDIEWAGAVDGAQHPQSDSLAKLGRSWRRLHRGSREVSRRLTRGQGVAEALTSLRNVRPTEAEEYADRAAAANADYVRYRNFAKSKVKSTVVRSSSQVRISRDHKWGPQPFHYRDEDYQSIVQCVRNLVEGDGNPNPSTTR
- a CDS encoding AbiJ-NTD4 domain-containing protein, with protein sequence MSIFILLTIYSDIVMNFGHELSPRRGRYAVSMMSFSQRMGLSPVRTVIQKDSLDTETRTALWNLVHATLDVLRTYKDDLYADEELAASIWVNIFSKPRDEQSSTRQVWVLVKERILTGEWFVVLDMVESFVRQLNRVRSGELSGAAEAAIDEFNHRFERFLVGYRFIEQRIVPVDGDVEVAAIASATELSREFSGARRHLERAGELLADRKNPDYSNSVKESISAVESIVKIITSKSTLGSGLKQLKAKGVEIHPALESSWAKMYGWTSDAEGVRHAAIERSEVDQPLAKYMLVACSAFVAYLIETGRKTVAI
- a CDS encoding LCP family protein — protein: MAKLTKVVSAIGSLKDLNSARAEFDDASKTIPTEAAFPPEDIRPTEGDARTLMLRVTNPGNLAEATPQSSSSQGDTFAVIHVPPAGDFAAVLVFNPSTQIESGQTFGTIADEGGWPVVVAMAEEFLGIRIDHIAEIESDALGRVIDELGGLPVYSRAAFGADGTDFVEGTNTLDGATSTIFTAADPVDDAGQTRTRNQRAVVRALIQALKSGGLVKDPNKGAAVLGHFAAGIKHNAELTTVELGKIANNLRALQPDDIAVVTVPTNSRREDDGRVIIDFDPEAMPALKNALAGNDLADFLRYLVSLGY
- a CDS encoding YceI family protein, giving the protein MTETPGLTGHWDIDPSHSRLGFSTRHAMVSRVRGAFNNVTGSADIAEDLSDSTATVVIETASVDTRSADRDTHLRSADFFDVDAYPEIRFVSSAIDEVDEGSYIVTGDLTIRDMTKTVSIPLELIGVESDPFGNLRAGLEGSRRIDRKDWGVTWNTKLDSGGVLVSDKITLEFELSLIKNVAEAAPTDAADTTAEAEAPTEAPEPVTEAAPTPEADTSSPKPEAPESVTPTPAADETAPPAPKAPESTASVDAKTEPATDEFPPPPPVKPAESPADKPTEKAPEAKQSDSQSSGSGLGKLFGLR